In Nitratireductor mangrovi, the genomic window GAGGTGCACACCTCGATCGACCGGGCGATCTGGGTGTCGGGCATCGGCGAGGAGAACCTTGTCCGCATTCCCTCCGGCGGCGCATTGCGAGCGATGGATATTGCCGCGCTGGAAGCGGCGATCGAAAACGACAAGGCGGCAGGCCACCTGCCGGCCGGCATCATCGCCTGCGTTGGCGGCACCAGCGCCGGGGCGACCGATGAGATCGCGGCGGTCTGCGCGGTGGCGAAGCGGCACGGGCTCTATGTCCACGTCGATGCCGCCTGGGCAGGCTCGGCGATGATCTGCCCCGAGTTCCGGCATTTCTGGGAGGGAGTGAAGGCAGCGGACTCGATCGTGCTCAACCCGCATAAATGGCTCGGGGCGCAGTTCGACTGCTCGGCGCATTTTGTGCGCGATCCGGAAAGCCTGGTGAAGACGCTGGCGATCCAGCCCGAATATCTGAAAACGCATGGCCGCGACGGCATCATCAACTATTCGGAATGGACGGTCCCGCTCGGCCGCCGCTTCCGGGCACTCAAGCTGTGGTTCCTGATCCGTGCCCACGGGCTCGACGGGCTGCGCGGCATGATCCGCAACCACGTCGAATGGGCCGGCGCGCTGGCAAGGCGCATCGCGGAGGAGCCGGATTTCGAGATCGTGACCGAACCGATGCTGTCGCTGTTCACCTTCCGACGCCTTCCGCCGGAGGGCGAGGATGCCGACGCGCACAACCTCGACCTGGTGCGGGCCATCAACGACCGGGGCGCGATCTACCTGACGCAGACGCGGATCGACGGCAAGGTGGCGATCCGCTTCCAAGCGGGTGCGTTTTCGGCCACCGAGGATGACGTGGCGGCGGCCTTCGAAGCGATCCGCGCCGGCGTCAAAGAGTTGCAAACCGCCTGAAGGCAGTGATCAGCACCGTTTGCCGACGCTGACGGCCTTGCTTTTTTCCCGTTTTCGTTTTTCCTTACAAGAAACAAAAACGAAAACGGGAGGCCGTCATGTATCTTTCGCCTCGCCATACGGCGATCATCGAAATGGCCAAGGCGCAGGGCAGGGTGCTGGTCGAGGACCTGGCCGCGCATTTCGACGTGACGCCGCAGACGATCCGCAAGGACCTCAATGATCTGTGCGACCAGCGGATGCTGACGCGCATTCATGGCGGCGCCCTGTTTCCCTCCGGCATCGAGAACATGGAATACGAGGCGCGGCGCAATATCGCCTCGGACGAGAAGGAGGCGATCGGACGCGCGGCGTCGCGCCTGATCCCGGACGGCGCGTCGCTGTTCATCAATATCGGCACCACCACCGAGGCGGTGTCAAAATCGCTCCTCGACCACAATGGCCTGATGGTCATCACCAATAACATCAATGTTGCCAACAGGATGCGCGTCTATCCGACGATCGAGGTGGTGATCGCCGGCGGGGTCGTGCGCGGCTCCGATGGCGGCATCGTCGGCGAGGCGGCGGTGGACTTCATCCGGCAGTTCAAGGTCGATTACGCCGTCATCGGCGCCTCGGCGATCGACCATGACGGCGCCTTGCTCGATTTCGATTTCCGCGAGGTGAAGGTCGCGCAGGCGATTATCGCCAACGCACGGCACGTGATCCTGGTCTCCGATTCGACCAAGTTCGAGCGTACCGCGCCGGTGCGCATCGGCCATCTTTCGCAGGTCGATACCTTCATCACAGACCGCTGCGAGATCGCGAATATCCGCAAGATCTGCGACGAAGCCGAAGTGAAGCTGATGGAGACCGTGCGCTAGGCGCAAACCGCCTTATCAATTTCGTTTGACATTCGCTTGGTTTTCGAATTATTTCTCTCGCCGCTTTCGGCAGCCGTAGAATGCTGCATTGCGAAAGCGGGAGGAATTCTTGGGCGGCGAGCAGCTCTACGACATTCTGGTCATAGGCGGCGGGATCAACGGCTGCGGCATCGCGCGCGACGCGGCCGGGCGTGGCTTCTCCGTCGTTCTCGCCGAAATGAACGATCTCGCCAGCGGCACGTCGTCGTGGTCGACCAAGCTGATCCATGGCGGCCTGCGCTATCTGGAGTACTACGAGTTCCGACTGGTGCGGGAGGCGTTGATGGAGCGCGAGGTGCTGTGGTCCAATGCGCCGCACATCATCTGGCCGATGCGCTTCGTGCTGCCGCATCACAAGGGCCTGCGTCCGGCCTGGCTGCTGCGGCTCGGCCTGTTCCTCTACGATCACATCGGGGGACGCAGGAAGCTTCCGCCGACGCGCACACTGAACATGCGCCGCGACAAGGCCGGCGCCCCGCTGAAACCGCTCTTCTCGCGTGCCTTCGAATATTCCGATTGCTGGGTCAACGATGCCCGCTTCGTCGTGCTCAACGCGCGCGATGCTGCCGACCGCGGCGCTGTTGTCCGCACCCGGACCAAGGTGGCGCGGGCGCGGCGCGAGGACGGGCAGTGGACGGCCGAACTCGAGGACCGGGTCTCCGGAGCGGTCGAGACGGTGAAGGCGCGCCTGATCGTCAATGCGGCCGGGCCCTGGGTCGACGAGGTGCTGGCGACGGCGCTCGGCCGCAACAGCGTCGACAACGTACGGCTGGTGCAGGGCAGCCATATCGTCATCCGCAAGAAGTTCGACGATCCGCGCGCCTATTTCTTCCAGAACCGCGACGGCCGCATCATCTTCGCCATCCCCTACGAGGACGACTTCACGCTGATCGGCACCACCGACCACGATTTCGAGGGCGACCCGGGCGACGTCACGATCACCGATCCCGAGATCGACTATCTGTGCGAGGCGGCGAGCGAATATTTCGTCGAGCCGGTGCGCCGCGAGGACATCGTGTGGACCTATTCCGGCGTGCGGCCGCTTTTCGACGACGGCGCCAGCAAGGCGCAGGAAGCGACCCGCGACTACGTGCTGAAGTCGGAAGGCGGCGACGGCGAGGCGCCGCTGCTCAACATCTTCGGCGGCAAGATCACCACCTACCGGCGGCTTTCCGAGGCGATGCTTGAGAAGATCGAGGGTTTCCTCGGCCGCAAGGGCGCGCCGTGGACGGAGAGGGCGCCGCTGCCGGGCGGCAATTTTCCGGCCGATGGCTATGAGGCGGAGGTCGCGCGGCTCAGCGCCGACTTTTCTTTTCTCGACAAGACCCATGCGCGCCGGCTGGTGCGCCTCTACGGCACCGACGCGCGGACGATCCTCGGCAAGGCGAAGTCGCGCGAGGATCTCGGCCAGTGGTTCGGCGCCGACCTGTTCGAATGCGAGGTCAGGCACCTGATGGGGCGGGAGTGGGCGCGCACGGCCGAGGACGTGCTGTGGCGGCGCACCAAGCGTGGCCTGCGGCTTTCGAAGGCGGAGGCGGCGACGCTCGACAAATACATGCGCTCGGCGGGCGGCGACGCCTCGACGGCGGCTGCGGAATAGGGCGGGGACCGGAATGCTCGAACTGAGAAACGTGTCGAAGGTCGTGGGAGGCGAGACGCATATCGGCGACGTCTCGCTTGCGCTCGATCACGGCACGCTCAACGTGCTGCTCGGGCCGACGCTTTCGGGCAAGACCAGCCTGATGCGGCTGATGGCGGGCCTCGACGTGCCGACATCGGGCGGCGTGTTCTTCGACGGCCAGGACGTGACCGGCATGCCGGTGCAGAAGCGCAACGTCGCCATGGTCTACCAGCAGTTCATCAACTACCCGGCGATGACCGTCTACGAGAACATTGCCTCGCCGCTGCGCGTGGCGGGCGCGGCACGCGAGGCGATCGACAAGGAGGTGCGCCGCGCGGCCGAACTGCTGCGGCTGACACCCTATCTCGACCGCACGCCGCTCAGCCTGTCCGGCGGCCAGCAGCAGCGCACCGCGCTTGCCCGGGCGATCGTCAAGAATGCCGGACTGGTGCTGCTCGACGAACCGCTGGCCAATCTCGACTACAAGCTGCGCGAGGAACTGCGCGACGAATTGCCGAAGATATTCGCCGAATCCGGGGCGATCTTCGTCTATGCGACCACGGAACCGCACGAGGCGCTGCTTCTGGGCGGCAACACGGCGACGCTGTCGGAAGGCCGGGTGACGCAGTTCGGTTCGACCATCGAGGTCTTCCGCGACCCGGTCGACCTGATCACCGCCCGCACCTTCTCCGACCCGCCGCTCAACACGATCGAGCTCGAAAAGCGCGGCGACGGCTTCGAGATCGGCGGGGTCAGGCTGTCGCTGCCGGAAAGGCTCGCGGGCATAGCCGACGGCAGCTACACGGTCGGCTTCCGACCACACCATCTGACGCTCGAAAGCCCGGTTGCCGGCGCGGTTCCGATCTCAGCGCGCGTTTCGGTGACGGAACTGACCGGGTCGGAGAGCTTCGTGCATCTCGACTTCGCCGACCGGCGCTGGGTCATGCTGGCGCCCGGCATCCACGATTTCGAGGCCGGGGCCGAGGTGCAGGTCTTCATCGACAGCCGGCACCTGCTGGTCTTCGACGCGGCCGGACGCTCGGTCGCGCCCGCCGGCAAGGCGGATTGAGGGGGAGGGGTATGGCACGCATCGATCTCGATCACATCCGGCACTCCTACCTCGCCAATCCCTCGCGCGACGAGGACTACGCACTGAAGGAGGTGCATCACACCTTCGAGGATGGCGGCGCCTACGCGCTGCTCGGGCCGTCTGGTTGCGGCAAGACCACGCTGCTCAACATCATCTCCGGCCTGCTGCATGCCTCCGAAGGCCGGCTGCTTTTCGACGGCGAGGATGTGTCCGGCTATTCGACCGAGGCGCGCAACATCGCCCAGGTGTTCCAGTTCCCTGTCGTCTACGACACGATGACCGTCTACGACAATCTGGCCTTCCCGCTGCGCAACCGCGGCGTGCCGGAGGCGCAGGTCGACAGCAAGGTGCGCGAGACACTGGAGATGATCGACCTCGCCGCCTGGTCGAACCGCAAGGCGCAAGGGCTCACCGCGGACCAGAAGCAGAAGATCTCGCTCGGCCGCGGCCTGGTGCGTTCCGACGTCAATGCGATCCTGTTCGACGAGCCGCTGACGGTCATCGATCCGCACATGAAATGGGTGCTGCGCTCGCAACTGAAGCTGCTGCACAAGCGCTTCGGCCACACCATGGTCTATGTCACCCACGACCAGACCGAAGCGCTCACCTTCGCCGATGCCGTGGTCGTCATGTATGAGGGCGAGATCGTCCAGATCGGCACACCGGGCGAACTGTTCGAACGGCCCAAGCACACTTTCGTAGGCTATTTCATCGGCTCGCCCGGCATGAATGTCGTACCGGTGTCGATTGCCGGGCGCGAAGCGAAGTTCGGCGACCAGACGATCGAACTGCCGGGTGTGCCGCAGACGCCGATGGGCGGGGCCATCGAACTCGGCATCAGGCCCGAATTCGTGCGCATCGGCCGCGAGGGCATGCCGGCGACGATCGACAAGGTCGAGGATATCGGCCGCCAGAAGATCGTGCGCGCGGTCGTCAACGGCCAACGCATCGCGGCGGTGGTTCCCGAGGGCGGCGACATCCCCTCCGAGGCGCATGTCAGCTTCGATCCGGACGGCATCAACATCTATGCCGGCTCGTGGCGCGTCGAGATGGAGCGCTGAGATGACCAAGACCTGGAACAACAAGGCCTGGTTCATGGTGCTGCCGGTGCTGGCGCTGGTGGCTTTCAACGCCATCATCCCGCTGATGACGGTGGTCAACTATTCGGTCCAGGAGACCTTCGGCAACAATCTGTTCTTCTTCGAAGGCGTGAAGTGGTACCGCGAGGTGCTGGCGTCCGAACGCTTCCACGCCTCGCTGCTGCGCCAGTTTGCCTTCACCTTCATCATCATCGCGATCGAGATCCCGCTCGGCGTCGCGATCGCGCTGACGATGCCGCGCGAGGGCCGCTGGGTCTCGGTCTGCCTGGTGCTGATGGCGCTGCCGCTGCTGATCCCGTGGAACGTGGTCGGCGCCATGTGGAACATCATGGCACTGCCCGACATCGGCCTGCTCGGCCACACGCTGCGCGAACTCGGCATCAACTACAACTTCACCCGGCAGCCATTCTCGGCCTGGTTCACCATCGTGCTGATGGACGTCTGGCACTGGACCTCGCTGGTGGTGCTTTTGGCCTATGCCGGCCTGCGTTCGATCCCCGACGCCTATTACCAGGCGGCCAAGATCGACGGCGCGTCGTCCTGGTCGGTGTTCCGCTACATCCAGCTTCCGAAGATGAAGCGTGTGCTGACCATCGCCGTGCTGCTGCGTTTCATGGATTCCTTCATGATCTACACGGAGCCGTTCGTGCTCACCGGCGGCGGGCCCGGCAACGCCACGACGCTGCTTTCGATCGACCTGGTCAAGGCCGCGCTCGGCGAGTTCAACCTCGGCATCGCTGCCGCCATGTCGATCATCTACTTCCTGATGACGCTTCTGGTGTGCTGGGTCTTCTACACGCTGATGATGCGGGGAGAGGAACAATGAGGTCGTTCCGCTGGATCGTGCCGACCGTCTACATCATCTTCCTGATGCTGCCGATCTACTGGCTCCTGAACATGTCGTTCAAGACCACCAACGAGATTCTCGGCGGCTTCAGCTTCTGGCCGCGCAACTTCACCGTCGACAGTTATGTCGAGATCCTCACCAACCCGGTCTGGTACAACGGTTACATCAGCTCGATCAGCTATGTGGTTCTGAACACGGTGATTTCGGTCGCCGCGGCACTGCCGGCGGCCTATGCCTTCTCGCGCTACCGCTTCCTCGGCGACAAGCATCTGTTCTTCTGGCTCTTGACCAATCGCATGGCGCCGCCGGCGGTGTTCGCGCTGCCCTTCTACCAGCTCTATTCGGCGATCGAACTGTTCGACACGCCGCTGGCTGTGGCGCTGGCGCATTGCCTCTTCAACATCCCGCTGGCGGTCTGGATCCTGGAAGGCTTCATGTCGGGCGTGCCGAAGGAGATCGACGAGACCGCCTATATCGATGGCTATTCCTGGCCGCGCTTCTTCGTGAAGATCTTCATGCCGCTGATCGCGTCGGGCATCGGCGTCACCGCCTTCTTCTGCTTCATGTTCTCGTGGGTGGAGATGCTGCTCGCCAAATCGCTGACGGCGGTCGACGCCAAGCCGATCGCGGCGGTGATGACACGCACGGCGTCGACATCGGGCTACGAACTCGGCCTGCTCGCGGCCGCCGGCGTGCTGACGATCGTGCCCGGCGCCTTGGTCATCTATTTCGTGCGCAACTACATCGCCAAGGGCTTTGCCCTGGGCCGCGTCTGACGGCTGCAAGGAGGACGGATCATGGACCTCACATGGATGGCCTGGACCTGGCAGACGGCGGCCTTCTTCGCCTTCATCGCGCTGGCGCTGAGCGCCATGACGCTGTGGGAATGGGCGCGGCCGGGCGGCGGCCCGCGCCATGGCGTCCTCGGTCTCGAGACGACCAGGGGCGACCGGCTGTTCATTTCGCTGCTCGGCAGCGCCTACATCCACCTCGCATGGCTCGCCTTCACCGGCGCGCCGCTGTGGGGTGCCACCATCGTTGCGATCGTCTTTGCCCTGGCGGTGTTCCGCTGGGTCTGAGGCGTTTGCGATGAATCGCCTTCGATGGCGGATACGGGCCCTGGTCCCGCCCGCCGCCGAAGGCGCCACCGGCGAAAATCGCCTTCCATACGCGCATGGAGGGAGAGGATCGTCACTCGAAGGTTTCGATCGAAACCGCAACTTTGTTGGGAGGATAGCAATGCGAACGAAGCTTATGGCATCCGTTGCCGCTCTCGCCCTG contains:
- the glpD gene encoding glycerol-3-phosphate dehydrogenase; protein product: MGGEQLYDILVIGGGINGCGIARDAAGRGFSVVLAEMNDLASGTSSWSTKLIHGGLRYLEYYEFRLVREALMEREVLWSNAPHIIWPMRFVLPHHKGLRPAWLLRLGLFLYDHIGGRRKLPPTRTLNMRRDKAGAPLKPLFSRAFEYSDCWVNDARFVVLNARDAADRGAVVRTRTKVARARREDGQWTAELEDRVSGAVETVKARLIVNAAGPWVDEVLATALGRNSVDNVRLVQGSHIVIRKKFDDPRAYFFQNRDGRIIFAIPYEDDFTLIGTTDHDFEGDPGDVTITDPEIDYLCEAASEYFVEPVRREDIVWTYSGVRPLFDDGASKAQEATRDYVLKSEGGDGEAPLLNIFGGKITTYRRLSEAMLEKIEGFLGRKGAPWTERAPLPGGNFPADGYEAEVARLSADFSFLDKTHARRLVRLYGTDARTILGKAKSREDLGQWFGADLFECEVRHLMGREWARTAEDVLWRRTKRGLRLSKAEAATLDKYMRSAGGDASTAAAE
- a CDS encoding DUF2160 domain-containing protein produces the protein MDLTWMAWTWQTAAFFAFIALALSAMTLWEWARPGGGPRHGVLGLETTRGDRLFISLLGSAYIHLAWLAFTGAPLWGATIVAIVFALAVFRWV
- a CDS encoding ABC transporter ATP-binding protein, giving the protein MARIDLDHIRHSYLANPSRDEDYALKEVHHTFEDGGAYALLGPSGCGKTTLLNIISGLLHASEGRLLFDGEDVSGYSTEARNIAQVFQFPVVYDTMTVYDNLAFPLRNRGVPEAQVDSKVRETLEMIDLAAWSNRKAQGLTADQKQKISLGRGLVRSDVNAILFDEPLTVIDPHMKWVLRSQLKLLHKRFGHTMVYVTHDQTEALTFADAVVVMYEGEIVQIGTPGELFERPKHTFVGYFIGSPGMNVVPVSIAGREAKFGDQTIELPGVPQTPMGGAIELGIRPEFVRIGREGMPATIDKVEDIGRQKIVRAVVNGQRIAAVVPEGGDIPSEAHVSFDPDGINIYAGSWRVEMER
- a CDS encoding carbohydrate ABC transporter permease, whose amino-acid sequence is MTKTWNNKAWFMVLPVLALVAFNAIIPLMTVVNYSVQETFGNNLFFFEGVKWYREVLASERFHASLLRQFAFTFIIIAIEIPLGVAIALTMPREGRWVSVCLVLMALPLLIPWNVVGAMWNIMALPDIGLLGHTLRELGINYNFTRQPFSAWFTIVLMDVWHWTSLVVLLAYAGLRSIPDAYYQAAKIDGASSWSVFRYIQLPKMKRVLTIAVLLRFMDSFMIYTEPFVLTGGGPGNATTLLSIDLVKAALGEFNLGIAAAMSIIYFLMTLLVCWVFYTLMMRGEEQ
- a CDS encoding carbohydrate ABC transporter permease: MRSFRWIVPTVYIIFLMLPIYWLLNMSFKTTNEILGGFSFWPRNFTVDSYVEILTNPVWYNGYISSISYVVLNTVISVAAALPAAYAFSRYRFLGDKHLFFWLLTNRMAPPAVFALPFYQLYSAIELFDTPLAVALAHCLFNIPLAVWILEGFMSGVPKEIDETAYIDGYSWPRFFVKIFMPLIASGIGVTAFFCFMFSWVEMLLAKSLTAVDAKPIAAVMTRTASTSGYELGLLAAAGVLTIVPGALVIYFVRNYIAKGFALGRV
- a CDS encoding DeoR/GlpR family DNA-binding transcription regulator, encoding MYLSPRHTAIIEMAKAQGRVLVEDLAAHFDVTPQTIRKDLNDLCDQRMLTRIHGGALFPSGIENMEYEARRNIASDEKEAIGRAASRLIPDGASLFINIGTTTEAVSKSLLDHNGLMVITNNINVANRMRVYPTIEVVIAGGVVRGSDGGIVGEAAVDFIRQFKVDYAVIGASAIDHDGALLDFDFREVKVAQAIIANARHVILVSDSTKFERTAPVRIGHLSQVDTFITDRCEIANIRKICDEAEVKLMETVR
- a CDS encoding ABC transporter ATP-binding protein; the encoded protein is MLELRNVSKVVGGETHIGDVSLALDHGTLNVLLGPTLSGKTSLMRLMAGLDVPTSGGVFFDGQDVTGMPVQKRNVAMVYQQFINYPAMTVYENIASPLRVAGAAREAIDKEVRRAAELLRLTPYLDRTPLSLSGGQQQRTALARAIVKNAGLVLLDEPLANLDYKLREELRDELPKIFAESGAIFVYATTEPHEALLLGGNTATLSEGRVTQFGSTIEVFRDPVDLITARTFSDPPLNTIELEKRGDGFEIGGVRLSLPERLAGIADGSYTVGFRPHHLTLESPVAGAVPISARVSVTELTGSESFVHLDFADRRWVMLAPGIHDFEAGAEVQVFIDSRHLLVFDAAGRSVAPAGKAD
- a CDS encoding pyridoxal phosphate-dependent decarboxylase family protein, with amino-acid sequence MDEESFRHWSHRAADWGADYRETLRERPVRAQTAPGEIAAAIPAAPPEAGEPLEAIFADFERTILPGMTHWQHPRFFAYFPANAAPVSVIAEYLVTAMGAQCMLWQTSPAATELETRVLDWLRQALGLPDGFAGVIQDSASSATLSAVLVMRERALGWKGNSEGLARQQQLRVYASREVHTSIDRAIWVSGIGEENLVRIPSGGALRAMDIAALEAAIENDKAAGHLPAGIIACVGGTSAGATDEIAAVCAVAKRHGLYVHVDAAWAGSAMICPEFRHFWEGVKAADSIVLNPHKWLGAQFDCSAHFVRDPESLVKTLAIQPEYLKTHGRDGIINYSEWTVPLGRRFRALKLWFLIRAHGLDGLRGMIRNHVEWAGALARRIAEEPDFEIVTEPMLSLFTFRRLPPEGEDADAHNLDLVRAINDRGAIYLTQTRIDGKVAIRFQAGAFSATEDDVAAAFEAIRAGVKELQTA